The genomic window GTAACTGGTGTCATTTGGGGAATGGGTTTCAGACGTGTCATCTTCCCATCCGTATAATTCCGTACCTTTGAAGCTTGTCAATCGTTTATTTTAAATTACTTTAAAATGTTTTTTATGACTCAAACTCATTGAGCTTGTTGCTTCGGACTTGGTTGGTAACTTGCGTTGCCGTCCGTGTCTGTGGGGTCGCATTATAGGGATTGAGATCACATTAGCAAGCGTTAATTACTAATTATTTCAATTTAATGACTGAGTGAATAATAACTAAACAATGTGAGCTTAATTTCATCAATCATGTCTACTTTGTTCCCTATTTTATTTTTACCTATATAGTAGAGAAAATTTTATTGGAGAATACAATGAGTCAAATTCAGATATTAGTCGGAAGTACATTAGGTGGTACAGAATATGTTGCAGAAGCAGCTCAAGCTTTATTAGAAGAATCTTTTTTTGATACTGCACTACATTTACAACCAGATCTTAATGATATGTCTTTACAAGAAGAGCAAATATGGTTGGTTTGTCTGTCTACACATGGTGCTGGCGATTACCCAGAAAACTTTAAAGATTTTGTTGAGCAGTTACAATCTGTTAATTCGGTATTAGATGGTGTTCGTTATGCAATTGTTGGTATTGGCGATTCTAGTTACGATACCTTTTGTGAAGCGGCAAAAAACTTTGATTATATTTTAGAAGAGATGGGCGCGACACGAATTGGTGAGCGTCTTGAGATAGATGTTGTTGAGCATGCTATGCCTGAAGATAAAATGGAAACTTGGATCCCTACCTTGATCGAAGATCTAAATGAAATAATTGATTAAATATAAATTAAGTTACCCACAGCCTTTTGTGTATAAAGCATTTATAACTACTTAATGGATTATGTTTAAACTATGTGTAAACCTGTGGTTAATTATGACTGTGTATAACTAGCTAAAGTATCCCCTAGTTAAACGCAATTAGATCCACAACTGCACACAGATCAGGATCCAACTTAAGATCCTGATCTTTAAGATCTAATAACCTTTTTACACAGATTTTCAATTACTTAATAAGTATAGTAATAAAAGATCTTTAAAGATCTATATATACTACTAATACTATTGTTTCGATCTTAGTAGTGTCTTATTTCTGTGGAAGTAGGTAAAATATGTTTTTTATTTTTAACTGTAATTTTGGATGAGTAATGAATTACCACGAACATTTTGATGTGATTGTTATTGGCGGTGGCCATGCAGGAACAGAAGCAGCCGCTTCCTCTGCTCGTATGGGCATGAATACATTGTTGTTAACACATAACATTGAAACTCTAGGGCAAATGTCTTGTAACCCTGCCATTGGTGGTATCGGGAAAGGACATCTTGTTAAAGAGATTGATGCATTAGGCGGTCTTATGGCTAATGCGATTGATAAAGGTGGTATTCAATTTAGAACACTTAACTCTAGTAAGGGACCTGCCGTTCGCGCAACACGTGCTCAGGCTGATCGCTTATTGTATAAAGCGGCTATTCGAGAAAAATTAGAAAACCAAGAAAACTTGAAAATTTTTCAGCAAGAAGTCGAAGATTTAATTGTAGAGAATGACCGTGTTACAGGTGTAATTACCAAAATGGGCGTTAAGTTTTCTGCTAGAACAGTCGTTTTAACTGTTGGAACTTTCTTAAATGGTCTGATTCATATTGGTATGAAAAATTACAGTGGTGGGCGTGCTGGTGATCCTGCTTCGATAGGTCTAGCTGATCGATTAAAAGATTTACCTATCCGTATGGGTCGTTTAAAAACTGGAACGCCTGCACGTATTGATGCTCGCTCTATCGATTTTTCAAAACTTGAAGTACAACATGGCGATACACCAATTCCTACATTCTCATTTTTAGGAAAAGCCAGTGAGCATCCACGACAAATTCCTTGTTATATAACTCATACAAATGAAAAAACGCATGACATTATTCGTAACAACTTAGATAGAAGTCCTATGTATGCAGGAGTTATTGATGGCATTGGCCCTCGTTACTGCCCTTCGATAGAAGACAAGATCATGCGTTTTGCCGATAAAAACTCACATCAGATCTTTGTTGAGCCTGAGGGGTTAACAACGCATGAAGTCTACCCTAATGGTATATCGACTAGTTTACCTTTTGATGTACAAATAGACTTCATTCGTTCAATGAATGGGTTTGAAAATGCATTTGTTACACGACCTGGATATGCCATCGAATATGATTACTTTGATCCGCGCGATCTTAAATCTAGTTTAGAAAGTAAATTTATTGATGGTCTCTTTTTTGCAGGGCAAATTAATGGCACAACAGGTTATGAAGAGGCAGGTGCACAAGGCTTATTAGCTGGTATGAACGCAGCGCTTCAAGCACAAGACAAAGAAGGTTGGTGTCCTCGTCGCGATGAAGCATATATCGGTGTGCTTGTTGATGATCTATCAACGTTAGGTACTAAAGAGCCCTACCGTATGTTTACCAGCCGTGCTGAATATCGTTTGTTATTACGTGAAGATAATGCTGATGCACGTTTAACTGAAAAAGGACGTGAATTAGGCCTGGTTGATGACATTCGTTGGCAAGCTTTTTCTGAAAAACAGGAGATCATTGAGAAAGAGTGTCAACGCTTAAAGGAACAATGGGTAAATCCTAATTCAGTTAATGCGACAGAGATTAATGCATTATTGAAACAACCAATGCAACGTGAAAGTACATTAGAAGCGATGATTCGTCGCCCTGAAGTTAATTATATTGATCTTATGAATGTAGAAGGCTTAGGCCCTGCGGTTGAAAATAAACAAGCGGCAGAGCAAGTTGAAATTAAGATTAAGTATCAAGGCTATATTGATAGACAACTAGATGAAATTGCTAAATTAAAGCGTTATGAAGATACAGTACTACCTGTAGAGCTTGATTACTCTGAAATTAAAGGGCTCTCAAATGAAGTAGTGGTTAAATTGAATGATATTAAGCCACAAAGTATCGGTCAAGCCTCACGTATTTCAGGGATCACTCCTGCTGCGATCTCTATATTATTAATATATTTAAAGAAAAATGGTTTAAAGCGAAAGGCAGTTTAAAATGAGTTTATTAGCACAACTTCAAGCGATGTTAAATGAGACTGAATTATCGCTTCCAATAGAACAACAAAATAAGTTAATTCAATTAGTTGAACTACTCGCTAAATGGAATAAAGCATATAATCTCACTTCAGTTAGAGATCCACAGCAAATGCTCATTAAACACATCATGGATAGCATCGTTGTATCTCCTTTCCTGCAAGGTAAACGTCTTATTGATGTAGGTACAGGTCCAGGGCTACCTGGTTTACCATTAGCTATTTTGAATCCAGATAAACAATTTGTTTTATTAGATAGTTTAGGTAAAAGGCTTCGCTTTATTCGTCAAGCTGTATTAGAGCTTGGTCTTAAAAATGTCGAATTCGTACAAAGTCGTGTTGAAGAGTATCAACCTGAAGAAAAATTTGATGTAGTCCTAAGTCGTGCCTTCGCATCCTTGGAAGATATGCTTTATTGGTGTAAACACTTACCTAATAAAACTGGACACTTCCTTGCGTTAAAAGGCCAATTTCCTGAGCAAGAGATAAATATACTCGATAAACAGTTCAAGTTTATTGAGTCTATCGCATTACAAGTGCCTAACCTTGAAGGCGAGCGTTGCTTAGTAAAGGTAGAGCTTGTTGCATAATTAACTATTTAAGTAGGTATTCGTGGGTAAAGTAATTGCAGTTGCAAATCAAAAAGGTGGCGTAGGTAAAACAACAACCTGCGTAAATCTAGCTGCCTCCATGGCCGCTACAAAGCGTAAAGTGTTAGTGATTGATTTAGATCCACAGGGTAATGCAACCATGGGCAGCGGTATTGATAAGTACGAAGTTGCGCATAGTGCTTATGATCTCCTTATTGATGATCTTCCCCTAGATAAAGTTATCGAAAAGAGTACTTCGGGTGGTTACGATCTAGTGGCTGCTAACAGTGATGTAACGGCTGCTGAAGTTAAGTTGATGGAACTATTTTCACGTGAAATGCGCCTGCGTAATGCGTTAAAAAACTATAAAGATCACTATGATTACATTTTCATAGACTGCCCCCCTTCTTTGAATATGCTGACTATTAATGCAATGAGTGCTGCTGATTCAGTTTTAGTACCTATGCAATGCGAATATTATGCTTTAGAAGGGCTAACAGCATTGATTGATACGATCAGTAAGCTTGCTTCTGTG from Psychromonas sp. psych-6C06 includes these protein-coding regions:
- the mioC gene encoding FMN-binding protein MioC, encoding MSQIQILVGSTLGGTEYVAEAAQALLEESFFDTALHLQPDLNDMSLQEEQIWLVCLSTHGAGDYPENFKDFVEQLQSVNSVLDGVRYAIVGIGDSSYDTFCEAAKNFDYILEEMGATRIGERLEIDVVEHAMPEDKMETWIPTLIEDLNEIID
- the mnmG gene encoding tRNA uridine-5-carboxymethylaminomethyl(34) synthesis enzyme MnmG, with protein sequence MNYHEHFDVIVIGGGHAGTEAAASSARMGMNTLLLTHNIETLGQMSCNPAIGGIGKGHLVKEIDALGGLMANAIDKGGIQFRTLNSSKGPAVRATRAQADRLLYKAAIREKLENQENLKIFQQEVEDLIVENDRVTGVITKMGVKFSARTVVLTVGTFLNGLIHIGMKNYSGGRAGDPASIGLADRLKDLPIRMGRLKTGTPARIDARSIDFSKLEVQHGDTPIPTFSFLGKASEHPRQIPCYITHTNEKTHDIIRNNLDRSPMYAGVIDGIGPRYCPSIEDKIMRFADKNSHQIFVEPEGLTTHEVYPNGISTSLPFDVQIDFIRSMNGFENAFVTRPGYAIEYDYFDPRDLKSSLESKFIDGLFFAGQINGTTGYEEAGAQGLLAGMNAALQAQDKEGWCPRRDEAYIGVLVDDLSTLGTKEPYRMFTSRAEYRLLLREDNADARLTEKGRELGLVDDIRWQAFSEKQEIIEKECQRLKEQWVNPNSVNATEINALLKQPMQRESTLEAMIRRPEVNYIDLMNVEGLGPAVENKQAAEQVEIKIKYQGYIDRQLDEIAKLKRYEDTVLPVELDYSEIKGLSNEVVVKLNDIKPQSIGQASRISGITPAAISILLIYLKKNGLKRKAV
- the rsmG gene encoding 16S rRNA (guanine(527)-N(7))-methyltransferase RsmG, coding for MSLLAQLQAMLNETELSLPIEQQNKLIQLVELLAKWNKAYNLTSVRDPQQMLIKHIMDSIVVSPFLQGKRLIDVGTGPGLPGLPLAILNPDKQFVLLDSLGKRLRFIRQAVLELGLKNVEFVQSRVEEYQPEEKFDVVLSRAFASLEDMLYWCKHLPNKTGHFLALKGQFPEQEINILDKQFKFIESIALQVPNLEGERCLVKVELVA
- a CDS encoding ParA family protein, producing the protein MGKVIAVANQKGGVGKTTTCVNLAASMAATKRKVLVIDLDPQGNATMGSGIDKYEVAHSAYDLLIDDLPLDKVIEKSTSGGYDLVAANSDVTAAEVKLMELFSREMRLRNALKNYKDHYDYIFIDCPPSLNMLTINAMSAADSVLVPMQCEYYALEGLTALIDTISKLASVVNEDLKIEGILRTMYDPRNRLSSDVSDQLKKHFGEKVYRTIIPRNIRLAEAPSFGTPVMYYDKSSNGAKAYLALAGEMLRREEQFKEASIESASVG